A stretch of Macadamia integrifolia cultivar HAES 741 chromosome 7, SCU_Mint_v3, whole genome shotgun sequence DNA encodes these proteins:
- the LOC122084994 gene encoding aspartic proteinase Asp1-like gives MEKKVWSVLLILVLSLTFWDRSLAGNWWQNKKPSTSSSGKNGGGSSLVFPVEGNVYPRGLYHVTFKIGNPPKPYYLEFDTGSDLTWLQCDAPCQHCDKAPHPLYKPNINDIVLCKEQICASLDSKVRNNPTDQCHYSITYADQSSSHGVLVRGFFSLTFTDGSVHTPRLAFGCDYDQQSPSMGSVRPTDGILGLSNGGVSIISQLKIQGLTKNVIGHCLSGLGGGPGGYLFFGDDLVPSSGVVWTPLSTTSLNKHYSPGSSAELSYKGKPSSVTGLQTAFDSGSSYTYFTSMAYETLISAVKKDLVGKPLKEAPEDNTLPLCWKGGKPFIFIDEAKPYFSSVVLSFGGGRNKAQFEIPPESYLIISKAGSVCLGILNGTEAGLDLLNVIGDTSMLNKLVIYDNEKKQIGWIPANCDTLPYSGTIH, from the exons ATGGAGAAGAAGGTTTGGTCGGTGTTACTTATCTTGGTTCTGTCTCTGACGTTTTGGGATCGCTCTCTAGCAGGCAATTGGTGGCAGAACAAAAAGCCATCAACATCGTCGTCTGGCAAGAATGGTGGGGGCTCTTCCCTTGTTTTCCCTGTTGAAGGAAATGTATATCCTCGTGG ATTGTACCATGTGACCTTCAAGATTGGGAACCCACCCAAGCCTTACTACCTCGAATTTGACACAGGCAGTGACCTAACATGGCTCCAATGCGATGCCCCCTGTCAACACTGCGACAAG GCGCCTCACCCTCTTTACAAACCCAACATAAATGACATAGTATTATGCAAGGAACAAATTTGTGCCTCTCTTGATTCCAAAGTCCGCAACAACCCAACTGATCAATGCCACTACAGCATTACGTACGCTGATCAGAGTTCCTCACATGGTGTCCTAGTCAGAGGTTTCTTCTCTCTCACATTCACTGATGGATCAGTTCATACACCCCGTTTGGCTTTTgg ATGTGATTATGATCAGCAAAGTCCCAGTATGGGATCTGTGCGTCCCACAGATGGAATACTGGGCCTTAGCAATGGCGGAGTCAGCATCATATCTCAGCTCAAAATTCAGGGACTGACAAAGAACGTGATCGGCCACTGTTTGAGTGGACTGGGTGGAGGCCCTGGAGGGTACCTTTTCTTTGGTGATGATTTGGTGCCTTCTTCTGGGGTTGTTTGGACACCATTGTCAACTACATCTTTGAA CAAACACTACTCCCCTGGTTCTTCTGCTGAGCTCAGTTATAAAGGGAAACCTTCTAGTGTTACTGGTCTCCAAACAGCTTTTGACAGTGGGAGCTCCTACACCTACTTCACTTCCATGGCTTACGAAACTTTGATTTCTGCG GTGAAGAAAGATTTAGTTGGAAAGCCACTGAAAGAAGCACCAGAAGACAATACATTACCTCTGTGCTGGAAAGGAGGAAAAccatttatttttatagatGAGGCCAAGCCATACTTCAGCTCTGTAGTACTGAGCTTTGGTGGTGGCAGAAATAAAGCTCAGTTTGAAATTCCCCCTGAATCTTATCTGATTATCTCT AAAGCTGGTAGTGTTTGTTTGGGAATTCTGAATGGCACCGAAGCAGGACTAGATCTTCTCAACGTCAttggag ATACTTCCATGCTGAACAAATTAGTGATTTATGACAATGAGAAGAAGCAGATTGGATGGATCCCTGCAAATTGTGACACGCTCCCCTATTCTGGAACCATCCACTAG
- the LOC122083227 gene encoding uncharacterized protein LOC122083227 encodes MGEHHKRSSSDFQTIIGVPKGSCCIKDACKAYKSMTTRWYPDKNSSSTKAEDVTKLKTLKEAFFEDSRDNGGGNHPSTTDHIFKQHQSVDDQFYMPSFHSRDTSRRSKTPSPMSGSLSRGMSRRSTNSSSLSEPQPLSRSISRMSNTSTIPTRQGEPSPLSRSISRMSNSSTSPGSEPPLSRCISRRSSTTPIMFSYSTARTKPPPVEKQLECTLEELLKGCTKKIKIKKDVITNTGYVIFIFLFLPCIEIIH; translated from the exons ATGGGAGAACACCACAAGCGTTCCTCATCAGATTTCCAAACCATCATTGGTGTCCCCAAAGGTTCTTGTTGCATTAAAGATGCCTGCAAGGCCTACAAATCCATGACGACAAGATGGTATCCTGATAAGAATTCTTCTTCCACCAAAGCTGAAGACGTAACCAAGTTAAAAACCCTTAAAGAAGCCTTTTTTGAG GACTCCAGAGACAATGGAGGAGGGAATCATCCTTCAACTACCGATCATATCTTCAAGCAGCATCAGAGCGTCGACGATCAGTTCTACATGCCATCATTCCATTCGAGGGACACAAGCCGGAGATCTAAAACCCCATCTCCAATGTCTGGCTCGCTCTCAAGAGGCATGAGTCGGAGGAGCACCAACTCCAGCAGCCTTAGTGAGCCACAGCCTCTCTCAAGAAGCATAAGTCGAATGAGCAACACAAGCACAATACCCACTAGACAGGGTGAACCGTCGCCGCTCTCAAGAAGCATAAGCCGAATGAGCAACAGTAGCACAAGCCCAGGCAGCGAACCACCACTATCGAGATGCATTAGCCGACGGAGCAGCACCACCCCTATCATGTTCTCCTACTCGACCGCAAGAACTAAGCCCCCACCGGTGGAGAAGCAGCTAGAGTGCACCCTAGAGGAGTTGTTGAAGGGATGCACCAAAAAGATCAAGATAAAAAAAGATGTCATTACTAATACCGGGTacgtaatttttatttttcttttcctcccaTGCATTGAAATAATACATTGA